A single region of the Silene latifolia isolate original U9 population chromosome 8, ASM4854445v1, whole genome shotgun sequence genome encodes:
- the LOC141593967 gene encoding cysteine proteinase inhibitor 1-like: MNSRALILTLSLFAVIAAASAAGLGKRGALVGGYSPIKNIHDAHVQEIAKYAVSEHNKKSGDKLTYQKTVKGESQVVAGTNYRLEIIAKNGAAVGNYQAVVYEKVWESYRSLTSFHAV, translated from the coding sequence atgaatagCCGCGCTTTAATTCTCACCCTGTCTCTCTTTGCCGTGATCGCTGCTGCATCAGCAGCCGGTCTCGGCAAGCGTGGCGCGCTCGTAGGCGGGTACAGCCCCATCAAGAACATCCACGACGCGCACGTGCAGGAGATTGCCAAGTACGCGGTGTCGGAACATAACAAGAAATCAGGGGACAAGCTTACATACCAGAAGACGGTTAAAGGAGAGTCGCAGGTTGTTGCAGGAACGAATTACCGCCTTGAGATCATTGCCAAAAATGGAGCCGCTGTCGGGAATTATCAGGCTGTCGTTTATGAGAAGGTTTGGGAGAGTTACCGTAGCCTTACTTCGTTTCATGCCGTTTAG
- the LOC141597471 gene encoding cysteine proteinase inhibitor 5-like translates to MKAPSSIILLSFVLVIFLSCVSSIDAIVGGWKPVKSVTDPHLVDVARFAVLENNKKTGKSLELVKINKGEYQVINGFQYRLIVDAKAKGKTKSYQATVVESGKKLELISFIALLRN, encoded by the coding sequence ATGAAGGCTCCTTCTTCAATCATCTTACTTTCCTTTGTCCTTGTAATCTTCCTTTCATGTGTCTCAAGCATTGACGCAATTGTTGGTGGATGGAAACCCGTTAAGAGCGTCACCGATCCTCACCTAGTCGACGTTGCTCGATTTGCGGTGCTAGAAAACAATAAGAAGACCGGCAAGTCATTGGAATTGGTGAAGATCAACAAGGGTGAATATCAAGTGATTAATGGATTTCAATATCGTCTTATCGTTGACGCGAAAGCCAAGGGTAAAACAAAATCTTATCAAGCAACTGTAGTTGAATCAGGGAAAAAGTTGGAGTTGATAAGCTTTATTGCTCTGCTACGTAATTAG